GCCGCTCAAAAAGTATTCAGCTTCAAACCAGCAGACATCATTACACAATTGGACCTGTTGCGTCCGATTTACCGTGAATCAACCCATTACGGCCACTTCGCCAAGGAGAACATGCCTTGGGAATCAACCGCAAAAGCCGAAGAACTCAAAGCGGCAGTATAGTCTTACATCACCTTTAAGCTTAAGTATTTAGAAAAATGGCAACGGAAACCGCAACCACGACGGATTACAAGGTCCGCGACATCAATCTAGCCGATTTCGGCCGCAAGGAAGTTGAGATCGCTCAACATGAAATGCCAGGCCTCATGGCAACCCGTGAGAAGTATGCCAAGGAGCAGCCTCTCGCCGGTGTTCGCATCATGGGCTCCCTGCACATGACGATTCAGACAGCAGTTCTGATTGAAACATTGAAGGCTCTTGGCGCTGACGTTCGCTGGTGCTCTTGCAACATCTTCTCCACACAGGACCACGCGGCGGCTTACGTTGCCAAGAACCTTGAGGTTCCTGTCTTCGCCTGGAAGGGTGAAACACTCGAAGAATACTGGTGGTGCACCTATCAGGCGTTAACCTGGCCGGACGGCAAGGGACCACAACTGATCGTCGATGACGGTGGCGACGCAACTCTCTTGATCCACAAGGGCTATGAACTTGAGGATGGCAGCGACTGGGTAGAGGGTCCTGCGAGCAGCAAGGAAGAAGAAGTCATCAAGAATCTTCTCAAGAAGGTTAAAAGCGAAGACCCAATCCACTGGCACAATGTGCTCAAGGACTGGAAGGGTGTTTCGGAAGAAACCACCACTGGTGTTCACCGCCTTTACGAGATGCACAAGAACAATGGTTTGCTCGTCCCTGCAATCAACGTCAATGATTCAGTTACCAAGAGCAAATTTGACAATCTTTATGGCTGCCGTGAATCCCTCGTAGACGGTATCAAGCGTGCTACTGACGTCATGATTTCCGGTAAGGTAGGTGTGGTCTGTGGTTACGGCGATGTTGGCAAGGGTTGCGCTCAAGCCCTCCGTGCACAAGGCGCACAAGTCGTTGTCACTGAAGTTGACCCGATTTGCGCACTGCAGGCTGCAATGGAAGGCTTCCGTGTTCTAACCGTTGAAGACACACTTGGCTGGGGTGACATCTACGTGACCACCACAGGTAATTTCAACATCATCACGGCAGATCACATGTCGAAGATGAAGGACCAGGCTATTGTGTGTAACATCGGCCACTTCGACAACGAAATCCAGGTCGACAAGATCGATGCCATGGACGGTGTGAAGGTTGAAGTCATCAAAGACGAAGCTCAGGGAGCGGTTGATAAATACACTTTCCCTGGTGGAAACTCGATTTACATGCTCGCGAAGGGTCGCCTCGTTAATCTCGGTTGCGCAACCGGCCACCCATCATTCGTCATGTCGAACAGCTTCACCAATCAGGTCCTGGCTCAGATCGAACTCTGGAAGCAGGTCGAAAAGTACACACCTGGTGTTTACATCTTACCAAAGCACCTCGACGAAGAAGTCGCGCGTTTGCACCTCGACAAAATTGGCTGCAAACTGACTGTGCTTTCGCCGGAGCAGGCTGACTATATTGGCGTTCCGCAGAATGGTCCATACAAGAGCGATCACTATCGCTACTAGTCACGATCTGACCAAACTGAGATTTACAAAAGGCGAAACCCATCTGGGTTTCGCTTTTTTTGTAGATATTTGAGTCATTGGCTTGCGAAGCCATCAAAGCTTGCCTTGATATCGAGTCAATATGGACACTATCACAGCAATCACTGAACGCCGGGCCGTGAAACACTACGACCCTGATTTTGAAATACCCGCCGAAGACGAAACCAAGCTTCTCGAACTGGCACGTCTCGCACCCACCTCTTTTAACATTCAGAATTGGCGCTTCGTCAATGTAAAGGACAAGGATTTACGCGAACAAATCAAAGAAGCTGCCTGGGGCCAGGCTCATGTGGCCGATGCTTCGCTCCTCATCATCATGTGTGCAGACCTCAAGGCATATGAAAAAGAGCCTTCACGCTACTGGTCCAACACCCCACAAGAAGTCCAGGACATACTTGTGCCTATGATTGTCCCTTTTTACGATGGCAATGATGCACTCCAGCATGGTGAAGCCCATCGTTCATGCGGGCTGGCAGGCCAAACGCTCATGCTGGCCGCGAAAGCAATGGGTTACGACAGTTGCCCAATGGTTGGGTTCGACCAGAAAAAAGTCGCAGAGCTGATTCGTCTGCCTGAAAACCACGTCATCAGTTTCATGATCGCGATTGGAAAAGAAATTAAGCCAGCTTGGCCACGCCCCAATCAGATCGCATCCAGCGAAGCAATTGTCGTAGATCGATTTGAGAACTAAGCAAGCGCTTGGAGACCAATGTTCGAGCTGAAGGGCAACAAGTAATCAGGCGCTCTTCAACTCGTCCAATTGTGCGATATCGCCCCCGGGAGCCTTACTCAATGCGTTCGAAACCGCTTCCAGCCGACCTTCTGTTTGGCTGAGTCGTGCGTCGATTTCGGCCAGTTTTTGGAGCAGACGCTGGTTATGCTCCTCCAACTTAGAAAGATTCACTTCTTTCTTTCTCACAACCTTATTGGTGCTTGTGACCTCCTGAACGACACGCAAAAGCTTTTCCTGGTTTATAAAGGACTTACTCATGTAATGCCTCGTTCCCAGCTTCATCGCCTCAGCAGCTGTGATTTCAACTTCCTGTCCGGTGAGCATAATCACTGGAGCCGCCGTATACCCGGGAATGCTTTTCAGCATTCTCATGAAGTCCATACCTCTAACTCCAGGGAGACCGAGGTCGAGGAGGATGCAGTCGATATGGTGTTTACTGCATAGTTTCAGGGCAGTATCGACATCATCAACCGCCAGCACCGCATTGATACGCTCCATCTTCAAGAGCCCAGTGAGCCATTTGACATCTCTTGGGTCGTCTTCAATAAGGAGGATCTTTCGGCGACGATAATCGGACATTGGTCGAGTTAACGCTGTCTGATACTGCCACTAAATGGGAAACCGTCAAGACGTACTATCGTCAAAATATTGAGAAAAAAACCCGACGGAGGCAAATCCGTCGGGTTTCGTAAAAAGTTTGTCTCAAAAGACTTACAGCTTTCCGCCGTAAATCGCCTGATCGCCCAACTCTTCCTCAATGCGAAGGAGCTGGTTGTATTTGGCGATACGGTCAGAACGGCTGAGGGAACCAGTCTTGATCTGCCCCGCATTGGTTGCCACTGCGATATCAGCGATAGTCGCGTCCTCAGTTTCGCCGGAACGGTGAGAAATAACGCTGGTATATCCGGCTTCCTTGGCCATTTCGATCGCATCGAAGGTTTCAGTCAACGAGCCAATCTGGTTAACCTTCACCAGGATCGAATTGGCTACACCCATGTCGATTCCCTTCTTCAGGAACTGTGTATTGGTGACAAAAAGGTCGTCTCCAACAAGCTGAGTTTTGTCACCAATGGCATCAGTGAGCTTTTTCCAACCAGACCAGTCATTTTCATCACAACCGTCTTCAATCGAGCGAATCGGGTATTTTTTCTGAAGATTTTGATAAAAAGCGACCATATCATCTGCTGAAAGCACGTCGCCGGTCGACTTTTTGAAGACATATTTCTTCTTTTTCGCGTCGTAGAATTCCGAAGAAGCCACGTCGAGGGCAAAAACGATGTCCTTGCCGACTTTGTAGCCCGCATTCTTAACCGCCTTGGCAATAACATCCAGTGCAGCTTCTGTGCTCTCGATATTTGGTGCAAAACCACCCTCATCACCAACTGCGGTCGAAAAACCCTTGGATTTCAGAACACTCTTGA
The Rubellicoccus peritrichatus DNA segment above includes these coding regions:
- the eno gene encoding phosphopyruvate hydratase — protein: MTTIIDITAREIIDSRGNPTVEVDVELDCGVLGRAAVPSGASTGEHEALEMRDGALTAKAFPKGFDFKGRYCGKGVLKAVENVNQLIAPELIGLDACDQLGVDTTMFDLDGTKNKKKLGANAVLGVSMATAKAAAEALGLPLYKYLGGPNAKVLPVPMMNIMNGGAHSDAPIDFQEFMIMPIGAPTFREALRYGAEVFHSLKSVLKSKGFSTAVGDEGGFAPNIESTEAALDVIAKAVKNAGYKVGKDIVFALDVASSEFYDAKKKKYVFKKSTGDVLSADDMVAFYQNLQKKYPIRSIEDGCDENDWSGWKKLTDAIGDKTQLVGDDLFVTNTQFLKKGIDMGVANSILVKVNQIGSLTETFDAIEMAKEAGYTSVISHRSGETEDATIADIAVATNAGQIKTGSLSRSDRIAKYNQLLRIEEELGDQAIYGGKL
- the ahcY gene encoding adenosylhomocysteinase, producing MATETATTTDYKVRDINLADFGRKEVEIAQHEMPGLMATREKYAKEQPLAGVRIMGSLHMTIQTAVLIETLKALGADVRWCSCNIFSTQDHAAAYVAKNLEVPVFAWKGETLEEYWWCTYQALTWPDGKGPQLIVDDGGDATLLIHKGYELEDGSDWVEGPASSKEEEVIKNLLKKVKSEDPIHWHNVLKDWKGVSEETTTGVHRLYEMHKNNGLLVPAINVNDSVTKSKFDNLYGCRESLVDGIKRATDVMISGKVGVVCGYGDVGKGCAQALRAQGAQVVVTEVDPICALQAAMEGFRVLTVEDTLGWGDIYVTTTGNFNIITADHMSKMKDQAIVCNIGHFDNEIQVDKIDAMDGVKVEVIKDEAQGAVDKYTFPGGNSIYMLAKGRLVNLGCATGHPSFVMSNSFTNQVLAQIELWKQVEKYTPGVYILPKHLDEEVARLHLDKIGCKLTVLSPEQADYIGVPQNGPYKSDHYRY
- a CDS encoding response regulator; amino-acid sequence: MSDYRRRKILLIEDDPRDVKWLTGLLKMERINAVLAVDDVDTALKLCSKHHIDCILLDLGLPGVRGMDFMRMLKSIPGYTAAPVIMLTGQEVEITAAEAMKLGTRHYMSKSFINQEKLLRVVQEVTSTNKVVRKKEVNLSKLEEHNQRLLQKLAEIDARLSQTEGRLEAVSNALSKAPGGDIAQLDELKSA
- a CDS encoding nitroreductase family protein encodes the protein MDTITAITERRAVKHYDPDFEIPAEDETKLLELARLAPTSFNIQNWRFVNVKDKDLREQIKEAAWGQAHVADASLLIIMCADLKAYEKEPSRYWSNTPQEVQDILVPMIVPFYDGNDALQHGEAHRSCGLAGQTLMLAAKAMGYDSCPMVGFDQKKVAELIRLPENHVISFMIAIGKEIKPAWPRPNQIASSEAIVVDRFEN